A genomic region of Eriocheir sinensis breed Jianghai 21 unplaced genomic scaffold, ASM2467909v1 Scaffold1090, whole genome shotgun sequence contains the following coding sequences:
- the LOC126989197 gene encoding mucin-5AC-like, with product MLNYPSCPKHCPFASTDHVSDAPSRISPEAPVSSPGQITIPLIPLTDLLDPRLTPPRQSTDPSGLRLSPPGTVKFPRTSPRDPTASTSSHDDKDIRRTDNHQHSPVSSFSTGVSKRTSSGLRCSYLRQSPTTTTTTATTTAVNTSLTTTTTTTSPTVLTCQYLHRSPPETPSTTGTTSTTPTTHKCPYLQNSRVTTAVSTPTATDVTNTTVNTTSTCAATNTTIISTTTSSSTKCSYLHKAQTVTTTNASVSITNVTTKSTPQCPYLQALPRPSTSTTSSTNANTPTATNSITSNTNNNKNGVCEYLHRNATTTSSSNTVICQYLHNNQSPGNTTTTNTTNTTHTITNGSTGSANNISNIRTNNRNKNNHSTTKHEVIRNDRQRKKSRQENSRSSHLEGNGYKQERVITPPGRDTRSSEAVTIPQTNLKALHGSTVVSELGAPRTNGRVGQLFEKSNISGEPADEGRVNILPLEARGGGRSANTGHLEESPIESSVAHTTRPEAAKDWSHKCDYLKHAATSSTTNNNNNNITTNTTSRNDSMQITPVSTSKQNCEIPDRIALEISPTGTSFPCPPPFPFSTVSPRREPAGSSGHNSSQTSQISGFISKDGSTTRTFLKNTGEQGNAPNVIDDRGSGRGITCHYLRQASGAAAKTSRLTCEFLEKNHGCIDKLNGTTKGKEEMVRGKAERGEQRPPRKNQVYIDDNKAPNYTGKTFGDEAKIVSQSQQNFYQSRLSYQDLSAPVLTHLNGSPSSPQAISGRKGEAASVPFSAARGDTPQPSTRASIKPADRGPRADPGSVHAPPCDGTFRATRCRTYSPTLFHPKFSIHRLAVRERDEGNFSPSPPLTSWEVLKMSLGPCPVRDAGRSDEEEDGKEEEEPPTHSQTASKLQRPGSQPKGGVRGPRKAELPATQEGRNSVSSVTCRMDPAVPPTTLSGAKTCGFLLRVQEVLRSLPGREAPLTTAAPETVTGGDK from the exons ATGTTGAATTATCCATCGTGTCCAAAACATTGTCCATTTGCTTCAACTGATCATGTTTCCGATGCTCCCAGTCGCATCTCACCTGAGGCACCTGTGTCTTCACCTGGTCAAATTACCATTCCGCTCATTCCACTTACAGACCTTCTTGACCCCAGACTCACTCCACCGAGGCAATCTACTGATCCATCTGGCCTTAGACTTTCTCCACCTGGTACTGTTAAGTTTCCACGTACCTCACCGAGAGACCCAACAGCCTCAACCTCAAGTCATGATGATAAAGATATAAGAAGGACGGACAATCATCAGCACTCACCTGTCAGTTCTTTTAGTACAGGTGTGTCTAAGCGAACCAGCTCTGGCCTAAGATGTAGTTACCTTCGACaaagccctaccaccaccaccaccaccgccaccaccaccgctgttaatacctctctcaccaccaccaccaccacaacttcccCGACTGTACTTACGTGTCAGTACCTCCACCGCAGTCCACCAGAGACCCCCAGCACTACcggcaccaccagcaccacacccaccacccatAAATGCCCATACCTTCAAAACTCACGCGTCACTACTGCGGTCTCAACACCCACAGCCACCGACGTTACCAATaccactgtcaacaccaccagTACTTGTGcagccaccaataccaccatcatctccaccaccacctcatcatcaACCAAGTGCTCGTATCTCCATAAGGCACAAactgttaccaccaccaatgCTAGCGTCAGTATTACCAACGTCACCACCAAAAGTACTCCTCAGTGTCCGTACCTCCAGGCCCTCCCAcgcccttccacctccaccaccagcagcaccaatGCCAACACCCCCACAGCTACCAACTCCATTACaagcaacaccaacaacaataaaaacggCGTATGCGAGTATCTCCACCGCAACGCAACCACAACCAGCAGCAGTAACACAGTGATTTGTCAATATCTTCACAACAACCAGAGTcccggcaacaccaccaccactaacaccaccaacaccacccacaccatAACCAACGGCTCCACCGGCAGCGCCAACAACATTAGCAACATCAGAACCAACAACAGAAACAAGAACAACCACAGCACCACCAAACACGAAGTCATCAGAAACGACCGTCAGAGGAAGAAATCGAGGCAAGAGAATAGCAGAAGTAGCCATTTAGAGGGAAACGGATACAAACAGGAACGCGTCATAACCCCGCCAGGCCGCGACACCAGAAGCTCGGAAGCCGTCACAATCCCACAGACAAACCTGAAGGCCTTGCATGGGTCTACGGTCGTCAGCGAGCTGGGCGCGCCAAGGACTAACGGACGTGTTGGACAATTGTTCGAGAAGTCCAACATATCCGGCGAGCCAGCTGACGAAGGTAGAGTCAATATTTTGCCATtagaggcgaggggaggagggcgCTCTGCAAACACTGGACATCTGGAGGAGTCTCCCATCGAATCCTCCGTTGCCCACACAACACGTCCCGAGGCCGCCAAGGACTGGAGCCACAAATGTGATTACCTCAAGCATGCTGCTACatcttctactactaataataataataataatattactactaatactaccagtAGAAATGATTCTATGCAGATAACTCCTGTATCAACCAGCAAACAAAACTGCGAAATCCCTGACAGAATCGCCTTGGAAATCAGTCCCACAGGAACTTCCTTCCCATGTccacccccttttcccttctcgaCCGTCAGTCCCCGCCGTGAGCCGGCCGGTTCTAGCGGCCACAATTCATCACAGACAAGTCAGATTTCTGGTTTCATCTCCAAGGACGGCAGCACCACAAGGACCTTCCTGAAAAACACCGGGGAACAAGGGAACGCGCCAAACGTGATTGATGATCGAGGGAGCGGCCGCGGCATCACTTGCCACTACCTCCGCCAAGCCTCTGGCGCCGCGGCTAAAACAAGCCGCCTCACCTGTGAATTTCTTGAGAAAAATCATGGATGTATCGACAAGCTCAATGGAACtacgaaagggaaagaggagatggtgcgagggaaagcagagagaggagagcagaggcCGCCGAGAAAGAATCAGGTGTATATAGACGACAATAAGGCGCCAAACTATACCGGAAAAACTTTTGGCGATGAAGCTAAAATAGTGAGTCAATCTCAGCAGAATTTTTACCAATCCCGTCTCTCGTATCAAGACCTGAGTGCCCCTGTCTTGACACACTTAAATGGAAGCCCAAGCTCTCCCCAAGCTATCAGTGGCCGTAAGGGAGAGGCAGCATCGGTCCCTTTCTCCGCCGCGAGGGGGGACACGCCCCAACCATCGACGCGTGCATCCATCAAGCCGGCCGACAGGGGGCCCCGAGCTGACCCAGGGTCCGTGCATGCGCCGCCCTGTGACGGGACTTTCCGCGCCACACGCTGCCGCACGTACTCCCCGACATTATTTCACCCTAAGTTTTCTATTCACCGGCTCGCtgtgagagagagggacgagGGAAATTTCTCTCCGTCGCCTCCCCTCACGAGCTGGGAAGTATTAAAAATGAGTCTTGGCCCGTGTCCTGTCCGTGACGCGGGGAGGagcgacgaagaggaggatgggaaggaagaggaggagcctcCGACAC ACAGTCAGACGGCAAGCAAACTGCAGAGGCCGGGATCACAACCCAAGGGCGGCGTACGGGGGCCTCGGAAAGCTGAGCTGCCCGCGACGCAAGAGGGGAGGAACAGCGTGTCCTCGGTGACCTGCAGAATGGATCCGGCGGTCCCCCCCACGACGCTGTCCGGCGCCAAGACCTGCGGCTTCCTGCTGAGGGTTCAGGAGGTGCTGCGTTCCCTGCCGGGCCGCGAGGCGCCGCTCACCACAGCGGCGCCGGAGACAGTGACGGGTGGAGACAAATAG